GCAATGACGGCCGTTAACCTTGAGTTTTCCCCCACCGCGATGATTGGCCTTAACGCCATCATCGCGCTGATGATGTTTGGTGTTTCCTTAGAACTGCGCGTAGATGATTTCAGGCGAATCCTGCTCGCACCTAAGGCACCGCTGATCGGCATGCTGGTTCAGTTCGTTTTGCTGCCAGCGTCCACCTGCCTGCTGACCATTCTCTTGCCGATTGATCCGTCACTGGCCATGGGCATGATTCTGGTAGCAACCTGCCCCAGCGGCACTTTCTCCAACATCATGACCTGGATTGGCCGGGGCAACGTGGCGGTGTCGGCCAGCGTCACGGCTGTCTCAAGTGTAACGGCGGGGATCTTCACCCCACTGAACTTTGCTCTGTATGCGGGCATCAACCCGCAAACCCGGGCGCTGCTCACCGAGATCAGCGTTGATCCAATCAGCTTGCTGCTGATGGTGCTGTTGGTACTGATCCTGCCGATGGCTTTGGGCATGTTTATCGGCAAAATTCGCCCGCTGTTGGCGCAGAAGCTGGAGCGCCCGCTGCGCAACTTTTCATTGTTGGTGCTGATTGCGTTCGTTGGTGGTGCTTTTATCAAGAACTACGACCAGTTTCTGGAGCACTTCCATCTGTTCTTCTGGCTGGTGGTTCTGCTCAACACCATGGCCCTTGGCTTAGGCTACATCTGTGCCCGCCTGTGGCGCCTGCCTGAAGCGGATGTGCGTGCAGTCACGCTGGAAACCGGCATCCATAACTCAGCGTTGGGCATGGCACTGATCTTCACTTTCTTCCCGCAAGCCGGTGGCATGTTGCTGATCGCCGCGTTCTGGGGCTGCTGGCAGCTGTTAGCCGGTCTGCTACTGGCACTGTACTGGTCGCGCTCGGCACCCGCCGCCTCCGATCTGGCGCCATCGTCTATTAATCAAGGCAGTCACTGATGCAAATCGCACTAATCACCGGGGCCGCTAGCGGCCTCGGCTGGGAGCTTGCACGCGCCTATCACGCCAAGGGCTACGGTCTGTTGCTCAATGACATGAATGCCGACTGCTTGGCCGAGCGAGTTGCCACCCTAGGCAAAGAGCACGTGTATGGGGTCAGCGGCGACATAACTGATGCGGACGTCCAGCGAAAATTGATTCGTACCTGTGAGGAGCACTTTGGCCGACTCGATGTACTGATCAATAACGCGGGCATTACCCACCGCTCACCGACCATGCGCACAGACCCGGCCGTGTTCCGCAAAGTTATGGCCGTGGACTATCACGCCCCGGCAGAGCTAACACTCAAGGCGCTGCCACTGCTTCAGTTAACCCAGGGTCAGATCATCGCCATTGGTTCCATGGCGGGCTGGATGCCGGTGCTCGGCCGCGCTGGATACTGTGCGGCGAAAAGCGCTCTGGCTCAGTTTTTTGAGGTATTACGCGCCGAGGTCAGGCAAGACGGCATTAGCATGCTGATGGTTTACCCCAGCTTTCTCGATACCCCCATTGAACGCAACGCTCTGGGCGCTGATGGCCATGCAGCCCAACACAAACGCTCAACCATCGGCAAAGTCCGCGGGGCCGACTGGATGGCCGAACAGATCCTCAAGGCCCACGAAAAGGGTGTTGAGCGCCTATTCCCCGATCGTGGCAGTTGGTTAGCCAGTCTGCTTTGGCGAATAGCGCCAAGCTTTTATTACCGCAAGATGAGTGAACGATTTGCTGGGGAGATGGGTTGATGGAATTTGCCTGGATCGCCCTGGCTGGTTTTATTCTGCTGGCCTACACGCTTGAAGCCATCACCGGTTTTGGCAGCATTGTGATTGCTCTGTCGCTAGGGGCACTGCTGCTGCCAATTGAGCAATTGCTACCGATTCTGGTTCCGCTGAACATCTGCATGACTGGTTTTCTGGTGTGGCGTCACCGCAGTCAAATCGACCGCAAATTGCTGCTGGGCATGATTCTGCCGGGTATGGTGCTCGGCACCCTGATTGGCTATGTGATTCTGCCTTGGCTGGATGCTGCCTTGGCCAAACGCCTATTTGGCGCCTTGGTGCTGTGGTTTGCGGCCCGCGAGCTGTGGCGCCTGCGTCGCAATTTGGCCCAGCAGGCCAGGCCCATGTGGCTTAACCGCATCATCAGTTTGTGTGCGGGTATTAGCCATGGCCTATTTGCATCGGGCGGGCCGCTGCTGGTCTTTGCCTTGGCAGGCACACCGCTGGATAAAGCCCGTCTTCGCGCCACTCTGGTGACCGTGTGGTTCACCCTGAACAGCCTGTTGACGATCTGCTTCCTGTTCGACGGTCGTCTGCAACCGGCCCTGCCACAGATTCTCACCTACGCCCCACTGCTGTTGATCGGTGTGTGGCTGGGCGAGCGCCTGCATCAACGCTTTAACGAACAACACTTCCGTATAGCGATTTACCTGTTGCTGCTGGTCACCGGCGGCCTGCTTCTTGCCCCATGGAGCCTGATATGAGCCACGACATCATTATTAAAAACGGCCTGTACTTCGATGGCAGCAACCAACCGGGTCAAATTCGACACATCGGCATTAAAGACGGCCGTATTGATGTGTTGAGCCTGCGCCCGTTGGATGAAAGCGGCTGCCCCAACGTGATCGACGCCAGCGGTAAATGGATCACCCCAGGCTTCCTTGAAATTCACTCGCACTACGATGCCGAGGTGATTGCCGCGCCGGCCCTGAAAGAGTCGGTGCGCCACGGCGTTACCACAGTCACCATCGGCTCGTGCTCCATCAGCATGGTGCTGGCCGATGCTGTGGACTGCTCCGACCTTTTCACCCGCGTAGAAGCAGTACCCCGCGAATACGTCCTGCCCATCCTTGAGCAGAAGAAAACTTGGCGCGATGCCAAAGGCTACCGCGCCTTCTACGATCAACTGGAGCTGGGGCCGAACGTGAACTCCTTCCTGGGTCATTCAGAGCTGCGTGTAGCAGTGATGGGCCTCGAACGCGCAACCAGCCGGGTCAAGCCTACGGAAGCTGAAATGCAGCGCATGGAAGAGCTGCTCGAAGAAGCACTCGACGCAGGCTGTATTGGTCTGTCGGTGATGACCACCCGCCTGGACAAGATGGACGGCGACCGCGCCTGGTCCAGTCCGCTGCCCTCCACGTTCGCCACCTGGAAAGAATTCTCCCGCCTGTTTGCTGTGCTCCGTCGTCGCGGCGCCGTGCTTCAGGGCGCGCCAAACGCCGTAACCAAGGTCAACGTGTTTGCCTTCCTCTGGCAAGCCCACGGCTGGTTCCGTAAGCCGCTTAAGTGCTCGATGCTGACCGCCCTGGACCTCAAGGCGCAGCCGTTCCTGCACCGCATCACCCGTGCTTCGGGCTGGCTGGCTAATAAAGTCCTGCGCGGGCACTTCCGCTGGCAGACGTTACCTGCCCCCTTCAACCTGCACCTTGAAGGACTCAACGTGAATGCCTTTGAGGAGTTTGGCGCCGGGGAAATCCTGCGCAACATCAAAGACCCGGATGAGCTGTACAGCAAAGTCAAAGAGCCCGAGTTCCGCGCCCTGTTCAAGAAGCAGGTCAAGGCAGTTCTCACCAAAGGCCTGTGGCACCGTGACTTCTCTGACTGCTGGGTGATCGACTGCCCGGATAAAGAGATGGTCGGCAAAAACTTCAAACAACTCGGCCAGGCACGCGGCCTCGATCCTGTGGACGCTTACTTCGAACTGGCCTGCCAGTACCGCGAAGAACTTAAGTGGACCACCTGCTACGGCAACGTGCGCATTCCCATTATGCGCCAGCTGCTGGCCAGCCCTTGGACTCAACCCGGCTTTGCCGACTCGGGTGCCCACCTGCGCTCCATCGCTCAATACAACTTCCCGCTGCGCTTCCTCAAGTATGTGCGTGATGCACAACTGGAAGGCGCACCGTTTATGGAACTGGGCCACGCCATCCACCGCCTGACTGGCGAATTGGCTGACTTTATCGGCGTAGATGCGGGCTATATTCGTGTCGGCGACCGCGCTGATCTGGTCATCGTCAACCCTGAAGGGCTAACCGATGAGCTGGACGAAATGCACGAAGCCCCTATGGAAGTACTGGGCTTGGTGCGCGTTGTGAAACGTAACGATGCCGCTGTTGAGGCCACCCTGATCAATGGCCGCATCGCCTACCAACGCGAACAAGGCTTCCCTGACACACTGGGCAAAACCCGTGACTTTGGCCGTTTCCTGCCCAGCGAACAGGTCCTGTCACGCCAGCCCGTAAGCGGTATGCAACCGGCACTGGCATAAACATCGGCCAAAGCGTGCCGCATATCGGTAATTATTATCAGTTAAGATGTTTCATTCGTTGAAATGGACTGATATCGAGAACCGCTATGCAGCACGCTTGGACACCCGACAGCTGGAGAAGCAAACCCATCCAGCAACAGCCGCAATACCCTGATGCCGATCACCTGGCCCAAGTAGAACGCACCCTGGCAGGCTTCCCGCCGCTGGTGTTCGCGGGTGAAGCCCGGGAGTTACGGCGCCAGTTTGCGGAAGTGACCCAAGGCCGGGCCTTCCTTCTACAGGGCGGCGACTGCGCCGAGAGCTTTGCTGAGTTCAGCGCAGCTAAAATCCGCGACACGTTTAAAGTGCTGCTGCAAATGGCCATTGTCATGACCTTTGCTGCGGGCTGTCCGGTCGTCAAAGTCGGGCGCATGGCAGGCCAGTTCGCCAAGCCGCGCTCAGCTAATGACGAGACCATCGACGGCGTCACCCTGCCCGCCTACCGCGGCGATATCGTCAACGGCATCAGCTTCGATGCAGCCAGCCGCGTCCCTGATCCGGAACGCCTGCTCCAGGCCTACCACCAGTCCACGGCCAGCCTCAATTTGCTGCGGGCCTTTGCCCAAGGCGGCTTTGCCGACCTGCATCAGGTGCATAAATGGAACCTCGACTTCATCGCCAACTCAGCCCTGAGCGAGAAGTACAGCCAACTGGCTGACCGCATTGATGAAACCCTGGCGTTCATGCGTGCCTGCGGTATGGACAGCGCTGCGCAGGTCCGTGAAACCAGCTTCTTTACTGCCCACGAAGCACTGCTGCTAAACTACGAACAAGCCTTCGTCCGCCAAGACAGCCTCACCGGCGGCTGGTACGACTGCTCGGCGCATATGCTGTGGATCGGCGACCGTACCCGCCAGCTTGATGGCGCCCATGTCGAGTTCTTGCGCGGCGTTGGCAATCCGATCGGCGTCAAGGTCGGGCCTAGCATGGACAGTGAAGAACTAATCCGTTTGATCGACATCCTCAACCCGGACAATGACCCTGGACGCCTCAACCTCATCGTACGTATGGGCGCCAATAAAGTTGAAGCGGGACTGCCGCGACTGATCCAAGCCGTGCAACGTGAAGGTCGCAACGTGTTGTGGAGTTCAGACCCGATGCACGGCAACACCATCAAAGCCAGCACAGGCTACAAAACCCGTGAGTTCGAGCAGATTCTGGCTGAGGTTAAACAGTTCTTCGCCGTGCATCAGGCCGAAGGCAGTTATGCGGGCGGGATTCATATTGAGATGACCGGGCAAAACGTCACCGAGTGCACAGGCGGCGCACGGCCAATCACGGAAGACAATCTGTCCGACCGGTATCACACCCACTGCGACCCGCGCATGAATGCTGACCAGTCCCTGGAGCTGGCCTTTATGATTGCTGAAACGCTCAAGCAAGTGCGCCGTTGAGCATCCGTTGGGCTGCTCACAGGCAGCCCAACAGCTCTATCGTCTATGGTTAAGAATAAATAGAGGAGTTAACGCGATGACTTGGTCTGTAGGACTTTTAATACTACTTTCGCTGGCTGCTATCGCCGGTGGTTTAACGGTGCTGCTTCGAACAGCCAAGCCATTGCCGCTGACAGACGAACAGCTCAAGAAAATCAAAGAGCGGGAAGTTGAGCAGGAACGCAAAGACGCTCAGGATCGTTGAGTCGGTTCAGCGAGTCATTGCAGATCGCGGAAGTACGGTGATGCCGTAATTGCCAAAAATGTTCTGAAGTTTGCCACTGTCACGCAACGCTTCATAAATCGTTGTGAACTGCTCAGGCGTGATCGGCGCGCCCTCGCGCAGAATCGCCTGGTGACGGTACACCTGGTCGACCCTCTCGGAGATCATCACCCGGTCGGAATACCGCGGGTTGCGCATGATGTAGCTCTCGATGAAGGACCGTGTCATGGGTGCAATGTCTGCACGCCCATGCAGCAGCATAAGTAAATTGCTCTCGTGAGAGTGCCCTAACACAGCATTGAACTCGCTGCTCAAAAATGCAGGCTCTATTCTGTAATCAGCAAAACGATAGTGATACGCCGCGAATAAGACCAAGCGTTTTCCATCAAGGCGGTCAAAGTACGCTTGGGTACGCCCTGGCTCCTTTCGCGCAACAAAAACCTCTGTGTCCACTAAACCCATGTCAATTTGGTGGTTGGCAAAGTTACTCCATCCCCATAGAGGATTTTCAAATAAGCTCATATCGGTTCGTCCCTGTTCCAGATCGCGAAAACGTCGCATCAGTGAAGTGGGTACCGCCACAAAGCGGAACTCAGTCTGGCTTTCGTTAAGGACAGTCAGCAACCCTGCCTGTAACCCTTCAGCATAATCATGGTCAGGCTTGTATACATAAGGTGGGAAGTAAGCAGCAGCCACACGGACTTCTTGAGCAGCAAAACTCGCACCACTAATTAGCAGCCCCCCAAATAACATTAGAAACTGGTGCAATAACCGGCTAAGCATCGGCATTTGGCTAGTCAAGCTCGCTTACACTAATCCACACAGCCTAAGCGATGATTTGCATCTCGAACAGGTGAGCACAGGTTATTTACACACATGACACTTGCCATATTGTGACGCCATCATTTCAGCATCACCCTTCACACTCGTTACGCTAATGAATGAACTCACCACAAGGGTCGTCTACACCCAAAAACAGTTACTACTTTAGTACTGGTTTTGCTGACCAATGTAGGATTCACAAAACCCAACCTTTGCCCTGTAATACCCGCACAAGAAGAACAGAGACTTAAGGCAATGATGCGCTGCATGCCCCTATCGTTAGGGCTATCACTGCTTACTGGGTTACTGCTGAGTGTCCCTGCACAGGGCGCTCCGGATCTGTTTAATGCAGACGGGTTCCGCAGCAGCCACTACCGGAGCCCTACACCCGCCCATGCTGAACATGCCCATACTCTCGATACAGAATCACTACAAAACCTGCTGAACAGTAAGGACGTTGCACTGATTGACGTTTACGGTCGCCAATGGCTGCATGGACAGTTTATTGAGGACGAAATACACGCCAACTTACCCGGAAGCATTTGGCTGGCCAATACAGGCTTGGGCAAGCTGGATCAGTACTGGCAGCAGTACTTCGAAGACAACCTAAAACGCATTAGTCATGGCGATAAGAGCTGGCCTATGGTCTTCTACTGCCGCTCCGACTGCTGGTTAGGCTGGAACGCCGTGAAACGAGCCCATCAATTGGGTTACAGCAACCTGTACTGGTTCAGAGATGGTGTTGATGCTTGGCAACAAGCAGGTTTGCAGCTCGTTCCAGCCCAACCGGAACCCTTTACACCAGCACGCTAAACACTCTCTACAGGACATTAGAGAAAAAATGACCAGGGAGGTTTAGAGCTGAAAACAGCCACATCCATGCCACAACCACAAAAATCAGGGGCAAGGCCATGTACAAGATTCTGATCGCCGACGACCATCCACTGTTTCGCGAAGCCATTTGCAGCGTGATTGCCGATGGATTTCCCGGCAGTACCATCATGGAAACCGCTGATCTGGACAGCGCGCTCGCGTTGACCCACGAACACGACGATCTGGACCTGATCCTGCTCGATCTGAACATGCCAGGCATGCATGGCCTCAATGGCCTGATCAACCTGCGTAATGAAGCGCCCACTATCCCTGTTGTGATTGTTTCTGCCGAGCAAGACAAACAGATCGTGCTGCAGGCCATCACCTACGGCGCTGTAGGTTTTATTACCAAGAGCTCCCCGCGCAACCAGATGACCAATGCCATCCAGCAGATTCTCAACGGCAACGTATACCTGCCACCGGATATCATCCGTACGCAGAAATCAGGCTCCCAACGTAGCAACCCCGATCATCAAACGTTCCCACCGGAGCTGCTGCAAGCCCTGACGCGCAAACAACTGTTGGTGCTTGAGCGTATGACTAAAGGCGAGTCAAATAAGCAGATTGCTTATAGCCTGGACATTGCAGAAACCACCGTAAAAGCACACGTATCGGCGATTTTGCGCAAACTCAACGTGCACAATCGTGTGCAGGCTATTTTGTCTGCCGGGGACATTGATTTCGCAGCCTATTTGCGCCGCTGAGCCTCGCACAAGACTGTGCTAGCCAGCCTAACGCAGGGAGGTCACACCGCTGACCCACCCTGCCCTCATGCACTATGACGCGCAGCGCAGTACCGCCACACCCACAACAATGAGACAGGCTGAAATAACCCGAACAGCGTCAACCCGTTCTTTAAGGATGAAGAACGAAATGAGCGCCGCAAACAGTATTGAACTCTCTCGCAAAGCAGCAACGACCGCCACCGGGGCACCGATCATGGCCCAAAGCGCCAGGCCGTAGGACGCAATCGCCCCCATTCCCCCAACTGCCCCTAATCGCCAGTTCTGCCCGGTGTAAGCGAAGAATGCCCGACGCTGGACCACAAGCGGCCAGATCAAGATCAACACACCCGCCAACAAAAACACCCACAAGGTGTAAGCCACAGGCGATCCCGAAAGGCGCACGCCAATACCGTCACTCAACGTATAACCGGCAATGATGAAGGCATTCAACAGTGCCAGCATCACACCCTTAGCGTTGCCGCTTTTCATTCTTACCAGAGCAAACAAAACACCTGAACAAACTATCAGGATGCCCAACCAGGTTAGCCCTGTAAGCTTTTCGCCCAGAAAATGCGTTGCTGTAAGCGCCACAATGATTGGCGCCACTCCTCGCATCAGCGGGTAAACCAAACTCATGTCGGCCAGTCGATAGACAGTCGCTAACAGATAGCAGTAGATAACCTGCAAGAGGGTCGAAATAAAAATATAAGGCCAGCTTTGCGAGTCTGGCACAGGTAAAAAAGGCAAGCCAATCAGCGCCCAAATCGCCGCAAAGGCCGAAACAAGAACCGTCGTTAGAAATGTATCCTTACCGGCTTTAACAATGGCGTTCCATGACGCATGCAAAGCTGCGGCGAATAATATTGTCGTAAAAACCAGCGCAGTCATTATGTACCTTAGGGCAGGCAGTCCTGATTCAACTGATTATCCCCATGACCGCGGGAATGAGCTGAGCAGTAGCCAATCAGGAGTGAATGGTGTCGATTGAATTGGGCCCGATCTTCAACCAAAACACCAGCACTGGCTGCATCCAGCTCGGAAATACTTAGCCGTCTGCAGCGCCCGCTTGAGAATTACGAGCGGCTACGCCTGTTCACGCTCTAAAAGATGACTGATTGCCGTTTTCAGCTTCATCGGCCGAACCGGCTTGTGCATCAGCGTATGCCCCAACTCGCGCATCTGTTGTTTAAGCTCATTGCTGTAGTTGGCGGTGATCATCAACGCAGGCAATGGCGTGCTGCGCCGGGCGTTAATCTGGGCCACGGCATCCACGCCGTTTTTGTCATCATCCAGATGGTAATCGGCAATCAGCAGATCCGCATCGGCGTGGAAGTTGTCTACCTGTCGCGCCAGGTCTTCCTCGGACAATGCAGTAACCACCTGACAGCCCCATGTTTCCAGCAGTGTGCGCATGCCCGCACAGATGGCTGCATCGTTATCCAGCACCCAGATCCGTGATCCCCTTAAACGCTCATCCAGCGACTCGGGCGCTTCATAGGCGACCTTTGCCTTAGGCGCTTTGGTGGTGATCGGTACTTCGATCGCAAACACTGAGCCCTTACCCTGCTGCGAAGACACGCGCACGCGATGGCCGAGCATGCGGGCAATCTTATCGACGATGGCCAGCCCCAGACCTAAGCCGCGGTCCTGCCGATGGTGTTGAACATCGCCCCGCTTGAACTCAAGGAATATTTCACTAAGTTTGTCCTGGGCGATTCCAACACCAGTATCCCACACTTCTATAGACAGGCTTTGCCTGCG
The Pseudomonas mendocina DNA segment above includes these coding regions:
- a CDS encoding bile acid:sodium symporter family protein; this translates as MTAVNLEFSPTAMIGLNAIIALMMFGVSLELRVDDFRRILLAPKAPLIGMLVQFVLLPASTCLLTILLPIDPSLAMGMILVATCPSGTFSNIMTWIGRGNVAVSASVTAVSSVTAGIFTPLNFALYAGINPQTRALLTEISVDPISLLLMVLLVLILPMALGMFIGKIRPLLAQKLERPLRNFSLLVLIAFVGGAFIKNYDQFLEHFHLFFWLVVLLNTMALGLGYICARLWRLPEADVRAVTLETGIHNSALGMALIFTFFPQAGGMLLIAAFWGCWQLLAGLLLALYWSRSAPAASDLAPSSINQGSH
- a CDS encoding SDR family NAD(P)-dependent oxidoreductase → MQIALITGAASGLGWELARAYHAKGYGLLLNDMNADCLAERVATLGKEHVYGVSGDITDADVQRKLIRTCEEHFGRLDVLINNAGITHRSPTMRTDPAVFRKVMAVDYHAPAELTLKALPLLQLTQGQIIAIGSMAGWMPVLGRAGYCAAKSALAQFFEVLRAEVRQDGISMLMVYPSFLDTPIERNALGADGHAAQHKRSTIGKVRGADWMAEQILKAHEKGVERLFPDRGSWLASLLWRIAPSFYYRKMSERFAGEMG
- a CDS encoding sulfite exporter TauE/SafE family protein — translated: MEFAWIALAGFILLAYTLEAITGFGSIVIALSLGALLLPIEQLLPILVPLNICMTGFLVWRHRSQIDRKLLLGMILPGMVLGTLIGYVILPWLDAALAKRLFGALVLWFAARELWRLRRNLAQQARPMWLNRIISLCAGISHGLFASGGPLLVFALAGTPLDKARLRATLVTVWFTLNSLLTICFLFDGRLQPALPQILTYAPLLLIGVWLGERLHQRFNEQHFRIAIYLLLLVTGGLLLAPWSLI
- a CDS encoding N-acyl-D-glutamate amidohydrolase; this translates as MSHDIIIKNGLYFDGSNQPGQIRHIGIKDGRIDVLSLRPLDESGCPNVIDASGKWITPGFLEIHSHYDAEVIAAPALKESVRHGVTTVTIGSCSISMVLADAVDCSDLFTRVEAVPREYVLPILEQKKTWRDAKGYRAFYDQLELGPNVNSFLGHSELRVAVMGLERATSRVKPTEAEMQRMEELLEEALDAGCIGLSVMTTRLDKMDGDRAWSSPLPSTFATWKEFSRLFAVLRRRGAVLQGAPNAVTKVNVFAFLWQAHGWFRKPLKCSMLTALDLKAQPFLHRITRASGWLANKVLRGHFRWQTLPAPFNLHLEGLNVNAFEEFGAGEILRNIKDPDELYSKVKEPEFRALFKKQVKAVLTKGLWHRDFSDCWVIDCPDKEMVGKNFKQLGQARGLDPVDAYFELACQYREELKWTTCYGNVRIPIMRQLLASPWTQPGFADSGAHLRSIAQYNFPLRFLKYVRDAQLEGAPFMELGHAIHRLTGELADFIGVDAGYIRVGDRADLVIVNPEGLTDELDEMHEAPMEVLGLVRVVKRNDAAVEATLINGRIAYQREQGFPDTLGKTRDFGRFLPSEQVLSRQPVSGMQPALA
- a CDS encoding 3-deoxy-7-phosphoheptulonate synthase class II — translated: MQHAWTPDSWRSKPIQQQPQYPDADHLAQVERTLAGFPPLVFAGEARELRRQFAEVTQGRAFLLQGGDCAESFAEFSAAKIRDTFKVLLQMAIVMTFAAGCPVVKVGRMAGQFAKPRSANDETIDGVTLPAYRGDIVNGISFDAASRVPDPERLLQAYHQSTASLNLLRAFAQGGFADLHQVHKWNLDFIANSALSEKYSQLADRIDETLAFMRACGMDSAAQVRETSFFTAHEALLLNYEQAFVRQDSLTGGWYDCSAHMLWIGDRTRQLDGAHVEFLRGVGNPIGVKVGPSMDSEELIRLIDILNPDNDPGRLNLIVRMGANKVEAGLPRLIQAVQREGRNVLWSSDPMHGNTIKASTGYKTREFEQILAEVKQFFAVHQAEGSYAGGIHIEMTGQNVTECTGGARPITEDNLSDRYHTHCDPRMNADQSLELAFMIAETLKQVRR
- a CDS encoding DUF2897 family protein; translation: MTWSVGLLILLSLAAIAGGLTVLLRTAKPLPLTDEQLKKIKEREVEQERKDAQDR
- a CDS encoding transporter substrate-binding domain-containing protein, which translates into the protein MPMLSRLLHQFLMLFGGLLISGASFAAQEVRVAAAYFPPYVYKPDHDYAEGLQAGLLTVLNESQTEFRFVAVPTSLMRRFRDLEQGRTDMSLFENPLWGWSNFANHQIDMGLVDTEVFVARKEPGRTQAYFDRLDGKRLVLFAAYHYRFADYRIEPAFLSSEFNAVLGHSHESNLLMLLHGRADIAPMTRSFIESYIMRNPRYSDRVMISERVDQVYRHQAILREGAPITPEQFTTIYEALRDSGKLQNIFGNYGITVLPRSAMTR
- a CDS encoding PQQ-dependent catabolism-associated CXXCW motif protein, which translates into the protein MMRCMPLSLGLSLLTGLLLSVPAQGAPDLFNADGFRSSHYRSPTPAHAEHAHTLDTESLQNLLNSKDVALIDVYGRQWLHGQFIEDEIHANLPGSIWLANTGLGKLDQYWQQYFEDNLKRISHGDKSWPMVFYCRSDCWLGWNAVKRAHQLGYSNLYWFRDGVDAWQQAGLQLVPAQPEPFTPAR
- a CDS encoding response regulator transcription factor is translated as MYKILIADDHPLFREAICSVIADGFPGSTIMETADLDSALALTHEHDDLDLILLDLNMPGMHGLNGLINLRNEAPTIPVVIVSAEQDKQIVLQAITYGAVGFITKSSPRNQMTNAIQQILNGNVYLPPDIIRTQKSGSQRSNPDHQTFPPELLQALTRKQLLVLERMTKGESNKQIAYSLDIAETTVKAHVSAILRKLNVHNRVQAILSAGDIDFAAYLRR
- a CDS encoding DMT family transporter, coding for MTALVFTTILFAAALHASWNAIVKAGKDTFLTTVLVSAFAAIWALIGLPFLPVPDSQSWPYIFISTLLQVIYCYLLATVYRLADMSLVYPLMRGVAPIIVALTATHFLGEKLTGLTWLGILIVCSGVLFALVRMKSGNAKGVMLALLNAFIIAGYTLSDGIGVRLSGSPVAYTLWVFLLAGVLILIWPLVVQRRAFFAYTGQNWRLGAVGGMGAIASYGLALWAMIGAPVAVVAALRESSILFAALISFFILKERVDAVRVISACLIVVGVAVLRCAS